A genomic stretch from Pseudomonadota bacterium includes:
- a CDS encoding carbon starvation protein A, which produces INSLWPLFGIANQTLAVIALCLCTAVLFKMGRGAMCAVTALPLAWLLATTQTAIWQKVFDASPRVGFLAQARALETKLASFTESADITATTAQIFNARLNAGMAVVFAIVAWIVVLDVLRVCHRYRRSDGREHALAEAPITPSRRSA; this is translated from the coding sequence CATCAACAGCCTGTGGCCCCTGTTCGGCATCGCCAACCAGACCCTCGCCGTCATCGCCCTTTGCCTGTGCACGGCGGTGCTCTTCAAGATGGGGCGTGGTGCGATGTGCGCGGTCACTGCCTTGCCCCTGGCCTGGCTGCTGGCCACCACCCAGACCGCCATCTGGCAGAAGGTCTTCGACGCCAGTCCGCGCGTGGGCTTCCTGGCCCAGGCACGCGCGCTCGAGACGAAGCTGGCATCCTTCACCGAATCCGCCGACATCACCGCGACCACCGCCCAGATCTTCAACGCCCGCCTCAACGCCGGGATGGCCGTGGTGTTCGCCATCGTGGCCTGGATCGTGGTGCTCGACGTGCTGCGGGTCTGTCACCGATACCGCCGCAGCGACGGCCGTGAGCACGCCCTGGCGGAGGCCCCCATCACGCCGTCCAGGCGCTCGGCATGA